Genomic DNA from Fimbriimonas ginsengisoli Gsoil 348:
AACGTGGTGGATCCAGACATAAGAGGTCACGGAGTCGAATCCCAGATCTTTGATCAGCTTCGCGGTATCGGCGGGCTTCCCTTCACCGGGAAGGATCGGCTGCCCCCACACGACGGCATTCAGATGCAAGCCAGGCAGGCCCGCCGCAACCGCTTTCGCCCTCAATCGGTCAAGCGCCGCACGGGTTGCCTCGATGGATCCGAAATTCTCCAGCAGTTTCGTCAGCTCATAAAACGAGAAATACGGCTTCCCGTCGATCTTCCAGTAATTGGGCCGGCGGAAGTAGTCCTTGATCAAATGGTCGCCGACCCTCTCAAACGTCGCAGGCGATACTCGGCCCGGATAGAGCAGCTTTTGTGGCGCACCCTTGCGGTAGGGATGGATGTCGAGCCAGTCGTGGTTTGCCCACATGAAGGCAAACTTCAGGCGCCGGTTGTTCTTTGCCCTCAAAAAGCCGTTGTCGATCGGCCGGTCTAGAAAAGGACCGTCATCGTAGTAGTACCAGTCGAAAATAAACGCATCGATCCCGTGGTCCGCCGCGGCGGCGATCTTCTTGGCCATCACGGTCGGATCGGATTCATCCGTGAAACCCCACAGAGGGAGGTTCGGCTGATGGTGGCCCGGAAAGCGCGGCTTGGCTGCCTTGACCAGTTCCCACTCCGACCATCCATGTCCCTTCGATATCTCATTTCGAGGGTCGCCGGGGTGGTAGTTCCCGAAGTAATAGCTCGCCACCGTAATCTTTTCGGGCGGTGGCGAGGTCGCGGCGGACATGGCAAGTAAGAGCGCGATGCTGGTCAAACGATAACCTCAGCTCGGAATAAGCGATTACCCATCATACGGTCAACTCATGTGTCGGTAACATGCCGCACATGAGCGGTCGTCTTTTGGCTCTCCTTCCCGCCTTGATTCTTGCTGGTCCCCCCGGTGGCGCAGGCAAGGAGAAGCCGGTCCTGGTCGTGAATTTTGAATCGACTCCGGACGGAGGGATTCCCGACGGATTTACCAAACAAGGTAATTGCGAGGTCACCAGCAAGGAGGCTCACCGCGGCAAGAAGTGCCTTCAAATCAATCCGGCCGAGAGGGGACCGCGCCGGATCGTGCTGAAGGGAGACCTCGTTAAGAATCTTGGAGGGAGCCATTGGGGACGGCTGTATCTGAAGGTCAAGATTCCAACCCCCGTTCCAGTCGTCCCGGCGGGCCAAAGCTTCGCGGTGATTCACAGCACGATCGTGGAGGGGGCGGGGACGAGCCCGCTCCACAACGATCCGGTCTGGGTTCGCCTCGCCGACACGTGCACCGGTCCTGATGGCGGCTTGCAATGGCTGTACAACGTCTGGGTGACTCCGCGTCCCGAGTTCGGCAAAGGGAGCCCGTACAAGTACAAGTTCAACGGAAAGTGGATGCTCGTCGAATGGTATGTCGATCACGCGACCCAGACATACCAACTCTTCATCGACGGCAAAGAGATCCCCGAGGTGAAGCTTAACAACGGCGCCGGCCACTTCGAGGGGACGGAAATCCCTCCGTTCTTCGATAGCCTTGCATTCGGTTGGAACAACTATCAGTCGGCGAGCGAGGGATTCACGGCGTGGATCGACGATATCGCCGTCGCCCACTTGCGCATCGGCGCCAAGTAGGGACTTGCGAACTAGTCCCGGCCGTCAACCTTGTTTTGGCGCCACATGGGCAAACCGCCAATCAATCTGAGCTCGACGAGGTCCGGTTGCACGTTCTCGCGCAGCCGCTTCACTTCAAGGAAGCGAAGGACGTAAAGCTCGATCATCCCGGAGACGCTGACCGTCTCCGGGATGATCCGCAATCTCCGAGATTATCGGACTCGCTAGGGACCTTCCCCAAGGAAATAGGTTCCCCAGAACTCGAAGTCCTCGTAGAAGTTATAGCGGCTAACTTGGTCCGCGTCATTCGTCTCCCAAGGTTCGTATTGGATGAAGTCTACGGCGCCCGTGGCATGCAGAGACGCCTGCAGCATTGCAAAGTAGGTGGCGCCGCCCTCGCTGTAGGCGGCCAACTCTCCACCCGCGTGAGTGATGCTGTACCAGTACGCTTGCCTGAAATACCACCAAGTGGTGAGAGGCGGGTTATGCGTGGTTACGGTCGTAGAATTGGCGATACTGTGGCCGTTCCATCCCATGAACACGTCGGGCGGATAGTAGACCCCGCCGATCGGTACACAGTAGGCGTTTAAGTTGTTGTAGGTGACCAGCGCCTTAGGGTGATCTTCGTTGTGTTCGTTCCCGAAGGTATTGCACCCATCGAGGAAGACCCAGTGGAAGCGCTGACCTCGATTTTGAAGAACGGTCGGAATGGAGAAGATGAAGTTATTGCTTGCATCTCCGAGTCGTCCATCCGGTCCCGTCCAGTTGTAACTACAAAACTTGAGGTGGCCTAGCGCATCGATGCCCTGGAAGTTTCCATGGCCATAGATATACAGGTCCCACAGTTGGGGGCTTTGAATCCAGGTCCTCACCAACTGGGCGAGAACAGGCGAAAGTCCGCCATTTGGCGCACAGTAAAGAACCTGACTCGTATATCCGGGGTTTTGAACCTGGAAATCCCCCACATAGGAGGAGATCAAGTTGGCATAGTCGTTCCCGTTGTCCGGTCCCCAAGGGGCAATCGGATATAGATCGGTCACCATGGCAAGTAGCCGAGGTACCGATGTGGCGATCATCATCGGCACGGGCAGATCGAATGTGGAATGGTCTGGTCCCGTAACATGAGCGACATAACGTCCGCTCGGGAGCAAGTTGCCGTTCGAATCCGTTCCATCCCAATCGAACGCAGCATGAGTTTGCAGCCCGACCCAAGTCCGGAGAATCGTCGTGGGTGCATTCCGGTTCGCGATTTCAACCGACCAAGTCGACCAGTTGTTGTAGGCCCCGGTAGGCAGTAGATCGAATTCGAAGTGAGAGTACGTCGAGTCGGGCGTATACACGACGTCGCCGGTTTTCAGCCCATTGCAGGGCAAAGCAGGGACGGTCACCGTCTGCGGCGTGGAACTGGCAAAGCCGCTTGGGGACTGAGCTACGATTCGAACACTGTAGCTCGTGCCGGCCATTCTTTCAAGATCGAAGCTGCCACGAACCAAGTTCGCCGTACTGTAGGGTCCTAAACTGTCGTCCGCTTCGGCCTGGCCTATCACAACACCGTTCACAACGGCTTGGTAGATCCGATCTGCCGTACCTGTTGGGGGCGCGACCGCAAACGAGACATTGGTTCCCGAGGAGTCAACCGCAGGATTGGCGCTCCACGTCACGGAGTTGCCCGTGATTGCGGTGGCACTGCCGGAAGTCGGGGAAGTCGTCACCGTGGCTAGCGCAGAGTTCATCAGCTTCACCTTGTAGGTGTATGAAGTCCCGGCTACCGCGGTGAAGTCGTAGAATTGCGTAGAGGTGATGGGAACGGTATTGAAGGTCTTGATCGTTGTTCCAGGACCCGTTCGAACGACTCGATAACCGGCCAGGCTCGTGCGAAGTGTCGCAGGGGAAGGATCCCATGAGACCAAGATGCCCCCTTCTCCGCCAAGGGCCGAAACGTGCGCGGGCGCAACGGAGGCTTTGGTGGACGCTACGGTCATCCGGAAAAAAGCAAAGGAATTGTCGTTTTGGCGTGCAGAAATTGTGACGGTGGTGGGTTGCGTCACGGCATGCACGGTCGCGGTAAACGAAGTGTTAGCGGGATCTCCACCAAAGGTCGTAGTGGCAGGCACGGAAACGGCCGCAGGGTTGGATGAAGTCAGATTGAGCGTGATCTCTGAGCCCGGAGAAAACGGAAGGATATTGGGATACATGCCGAGTTGAACCGTGACGGTCCCCGTTCCGACCATAAAGTCGGCCGAGGGGGTCAGCGATACCAACTGGTTTGCCGCCTGTGCGATCGGCGCAACACACAGAATTGTTAAAGCAAGCAGGATTCTACAAAGGTTATTCAAACACTACCTCCAGTCGCCGAGACTAGCACAGGATCTTGATTACAGCAAACTTTCAAAGCATGAATTAATAAATTCATCTGTTTTCACGTGTAAACCATCCTCTCTTTAAGATAGCTTTTATTAAGATTTAGGTCTTGCTGGGGTGGAAATCAGATCGGAGGCCACTCTTCGACCCACGTGTGTATCGAGGTCCGAAACGGACAAAGCTGTAGCTACCGTTAGCACTCGCATGGGTAAACTGCCAATCAAACCGGCCCTCGACGGGCCGTTCCGAAATTAAAGATTTCACATTGGAGGAACGAATCAACATGGCCATTCAGCCCCTGCACGATCGAATCATCGTTGAGGCCGCGGCAAAGGAGGAGAAG
This window encodes:
- a CDS encoding glycoside hydrolase family 99-like domain-containing protein, whose amino-acid sequence is MTSIALLLAMSAATSPPPEKITVASYYFGNYHPGDPRNEISKGHGWSEWELVKAAKPRFPGHHQPNLPLWGFTDESDPTVMAKKIAAAADHGIDAFIFDWYYYDDGPFLDRPIDNGFLRAKNNRRLKFAFMWANHDWLDIHPYRKGAPQKLLYPGRVSPATFERVGDHLIKDYFRRPNYWKIDGKPYFSFYELTKLLENFGSIEATRAALDRLRAKAVAAGLPGLHLNAVVWGQPILPGEGKPADTAKLIKDLGFDSVTSYVWIHHVSLPEQQTDYDVVRDGYMKYWETAEHEFGVPYFPNVTMGWDSSPRADQRDEFGNFGYPFMNTIGGNTPERFRTALEMTKTRLLAQKYGPRVLNINCWNEWTEGSYLEPDTVHGMKYLEAIRSVFRPGRVRKAALAHFEK